A genome region from Tenebrio molitor chromosome 4, icTenMoli1.1, whole genome shotgun sequence includes the following:
- the LOC138129708 gene encoding myosin heavy chain, clone 203-like, producing the protein MADESVIFEIQVEKKVLEQVFQENKHLKESYNKLVEKEDALKSLKEEITTLRNEVKNQQQINNNLARENTALKTTIGRLEQDKRIHEERDKNADLEQTESKLLKMKLQKAETEKTKITDEYEKETKILEELLKDKSKLQKVEERLNETAETLANVTDELKKTKKQLAKAETENKQLDRDKLDLELQIKNLTKKLRLHEERDKSNDLEHVESKLLKLRLQTVENEKKYLVEEFERERKIMIKQSKPRVAKLEENLKHLRKWIEKEARERRPRDTEEVKFLKEQIHTLESDKRDLIEGFELERKVFRKILKANGN; encoded by the coding sequence atgGCAGACGAAAGTGTGATTTTCGAAATCCAAGTGGAGAAAAAAGTCCTCGAGCAAGTATTTCAAGAAAACAAGCATCTGAAGGAAAGCTACAACAAACTTGTCGAAAAAGAAGACGCATTAAAATCACTGAAAGAAGAAATAACAACTTTGAGAAACGAAGTAAAAAATCAACAACAAATCAACAACAATTTGGCCAGAGAAAATACTGCACTGAAAACGACGATTGGACGGTTGGAACAAGACAAAAGAATACACGAAGAGAGAGACAAAAATGCAGATTTGGAACAAACCGAAAGCAAACTGCTCAAAATGAAACTCCAAAAAGCGGAAACAGAAAAAACCAAGATCACCGACGAGTACGAGAAAGAGACGAAAATTCTCGAAGAGCTGCTGAAAGACAAGTCCAAGCTGCAAAAAGTGGAAGAACGCCTGAACGAAACCGCCGAAACCCTAGCGAACGTGACGGACGAGCTGAAGAAAACGAAGAAACAACTTGCGAAAGCGGAAACCGAAAACAAACAATTGGACCGCGACAAGCTCGACCTGGAACtgcaaatcaaaaatttgacgAAGAAATTGCGACTCCACGAAGAAAGGGACAAATCGAACGATCTGGAACACGTCGAGAGCAAACTGTTGAAACTGAGACTGCAAACGGTCGAAAACGAGAAGAAGTACCTTGTGGAGGAGTTCGAAAGGGAGAGGAAGATCATGATCAAACAGAGCAAACCCAGAGTGGCCAAGctggaagaaaacctgaagcaCTTGAGGAAGTGGATCGAAAAGGAGGCGCGAGAACGTCGACCTCGAGATACCGAAGAAGTGAAATTCCTCAAAGAGCAGATCCACACTTTGGAGAGCGACAAACGAGATTTGATCGAGGGCTTCGAACTCGAGCGCAAAGTCTTCCGCAAAATACTTAAAGCCAACGGAAACTAA